One region of Bactrocera neohumeralis isolate Rockhampton chromosome 5, APGP_CSIRO_Bneo_wtdbg2-racon-allhic-juicebox.fasta_v2, whole genome shotgun sequence genomic DNA includes:
- the LOC126759644 gene encoding uncharacterized protein LOC126759644 isoform X1 translates to MPKKHKRRDKSDLGPDFVAPDGGWGWVVCIAAGLSNLAMYPPLQQYGMIYRQRMFNLGFSAKETTTIANIMLSLASLVGIVNGAMFRRFTFRQVAIVGSILIFSGILLSAACTTFWQYVLCVSVIYGIGQGLNVAALSLAVNTYFKNRRRRAFGFMWTITGLGPIIFPHFTSLILIYYGSPGTILIYAGISLNVFLCALTLQPVLWHTSKAPLERELKLQEPVLADSLNTAIPSATMQLQVESECKKSTTQLEIEPECKYCQYMKRTSPSVAATQFDFDDHDLAKSSRELREPEKPLLSRANDERETVNLPYTKLEKQSTQKAPIAEAEEDNDEDIKDQEAEENSSAEVNHALKENFPTEFRCTCAEERERALLGDHNSGELKSPPIILAANQEKIELLNPKLDIHTEHKLTFKQKLVKFFDLDLLKDFTFVNLVMGMTVMMFAEINFSILIPFILDQYGYSNEQISTAMSMQGGMDICVRFLAPIVLERAKNLSNQVLFAFGIIAISLGRLLITLTDSYRITLALFVLIGFGRGFRTIFSSLIIPSYVPLKRLPAASGLQLVCNTLFTLAVGPILGVITDASSYTMTIHFLNLLTSLALLFWLLEYLVRRMLGKKAKTQTES, encoded by the exons ATGCCAAAGAAACACAAGCGACGTGATAAAAGTGATTTGGGTCCCGATTTTGTGGCGCCCGATGGCGGCTGGGGTTGGGTCGTCTGCATAGCTGCCGGTCTAAGTAAT CTGGCCATGTATCCACCACTACAACAATACGGCATGATTTATCGACAACGCATGTTTAACTTGGGATTCTCTGCCAAAGAGACCACCACCATCGCGAATATCATGTTGAGTTTAGCATCCTTAGttg GCATTGTAAATGGTGCCATGTTTCGACGATTTACATTCCGGCAGGTTGCCATTGTCGGCAGCATTTTGATATTTAGTGGTATTTTATTATCAGCTGCTTGTACCACATTTTGGCAGTATGTGCTTTGCGTATCGGTCATATATG GCATCGGTCAGGGTCTCAACGTGGCCGCTTTATCGTTGGCCGTGAATACGTACTTCAAAAATCGGCGACGTCGTGCATTCGGCTTTATGTGGACCATTACCGGCTTAGGACCCATTATATTTCCACACTTCACCTCACTAATACTAATCTACTATGGAAGTCCGGGTACCATTCTAATTTATGCTGGAATTTCTCTAAATGTGTTTCTCTGTGCTTTGACACTGCAACCAGTATTATGGCATACTTCCAAAGCGCCGCTCGAACGTGAGTTGAAGCTACAAGAGCCTGTCTTAGCCGATAGTTTAAATACTGCGATACCTTCAGCCACAATGCAGCTTCAAGTCGAGTCGGAATGCAAGAAATCTACAACACAGCTGGAAATAGAGCCTGAATGCAAGTATTGTCAATACATGAAACGTACTAGCCCCAGTGTGGCCGCAACACAATTCGATTTTGACGACCATGACTTGGCTAAATCGAGCCGTGAGCTTCGTGAACCCGAGAAGCCATTGTTATCACGTGCAAACGATGAGCGCGAAACAGTGAACTTGCCATATACTAAGCTTGAGAAACAGTCAACTCAAAAAGCACCAATTGCTGAGGCGGAAGAGGATAATGATGAAGACATTAAAGACCAGGAAGCGGAAGAAAATAGCAGTGCTGAAGTAAATCATGCCCTAAAAGAGAATTTTCCAACAGAATTCCGCTGCACCTGCGCtgaagaaagagagagagcaTTATTAGGAGACCACAACAGCGGTGAACTGAAAAGTCCACCAATAATATTAGCAGCAAACCAAGAGAAGATCGAGCTTTTAAACCCGAAATTAGACATTCACACGGAACACAAATTGACTTTCAAACAGAAGCTGGTGAAATTCTTTGACTTGGATCTTTTGAAAGATTTCACTTTTGTCAATTTAGTTATGGGCATGACAGTGATGATGTTTGCCGAGATAAACTTCTCTATTTTGATACCCTTCATTTTGGATCAATACGGTTATAGTAATGAACAAATCTCCACCGCTATGTCCATGCAGGGTGGCATGGATATCTGCGTGCGCTTCCTAGCACCAATTGTGCTGGAAAGGGCTAAGAACTTAAGTAATCAAGTATTATTTGCGTTTGGCATTATTGCCATCTCTCTCGGACGTCTATTGATTACGTTAACCGACTCCTACCGTATTACATTGGCCCTCTTTGTGCTTATCGGCTTCGGTAGAGGCTTCCGTACTATATTTTCATCTCTTATTATACCCTCATATGTGCCTTTGAAGCGTTTGCCAGCGGCATCTGGTCTACAGCTGGTCTGTAATACTTTATTTACACTTGCGGTTGGGCCAATTTTAG GTGTCATCACCGATGCCAGCAGTTACACAATGACAATTCATTTCCTTAATTTACTAACCTCGCTTGCGTTGCTCTTCTGGCTATTGGAGTATCTGGTGCGTCGCATGTTAGGGAAAAAGGCGAAAACTCAAACAGAAAGCTAG
- the LOC126759644 gene encoding uncharacterized protein LOC126759644 isoform X2, which yields MYPPLQQYGMIYRQRMFNLGFSAKETTTIANIMLSLASLVGIVNGAMFRRFTFRQVAIVGSILIFSGILLSAACTTFWQYVLCVSVIYGIGQGLNVAALSLAVNTYFKNRRRRAFGFMWTITGLGPIIFPHFTSLILIYYGSPGTILIYAGISLNVFLCALTLQPVLWHTSKAPLERELKLQEPVLADSLNTAIPSATMQLQVESECKKSTTQLEIEPECKYCQYMKRTSPSVAATQFDFDDHDLAKSSRELREPEKPLLSRANDERETVNLPYTKLEKQSTQKAPIAEAEEDNDEDIKDQEAEENSSAEVNHALKENFPTEFRCTCAEERERALLGDHNSGELKSPPIILAANQEKIELLNPKLDIHTEHKLTFKQKLVKFFDLDLLKDFTFVNLVMGMTVMMFAEINFSILIPFILDQYGYSNEQISTAMSMQGGMDICVRFLAPIVLERAKNLSNQVLFAFGIIAISLGRLLITLTDSYRITLALFVLIGFGRGFRTIFSSLIIPSYVPLKRLPAASGLQLVCNTLFTLAVGPILGVITDASSYTMTIHFLNLLTSLALLFWLLEYLVRRMLGKKAKTQTES from the exons ATGTATCCACCACTACAACAATACGGCATGATTTATCGACAACGCATGTTTAACTTGGGATTCTCTGCCAAAGAGACCACCACCATCGCGAATATCATGTTGAGTTTAGCATCCTTAGttg GCATTGTAAATGGTGCCATGTTTCGACGATTTACATTCCGGCAGGTTGCCATTGTCGGCAGCATTTTGATATTTAGTGGTATTTTATTATCAGCTGCTTGTACCACATTTTGGCAGTATGTGCTTTGCGTATCGGTCATATATG GCATCGGTCAGGGTCTCAACGTGGCCGCTTTATCGTTGGCCGTGAATACGTACTTCAAAAATCGGCGACGTCGTGCATTCGGCTTTATGTGGACCATTACCGGCTTAGGACCCATTATATTTCCACACTTCACCTCACTAATACTAATCTACTATGGAAGTCCGGGTACCATTCTAATTTATGCTGGAATTTCTCTAAATGTGTTTCTCTGTGCTTTGACACTGCAACCAGTATTATGGCATACTTCCAAAGCGCCGCTCGAACGTGAGTTGAAGCTACAAGAGCCTGTCTTAGCCGATAGTTTAAATACTGCGATACCTTCAGCCACAATGCAGCTTCAAGTCGAGTCGGAATGCAAGAAATCTACAACACAGCTGGAAATAGAGCCTGAATGCAAGTATTGTCAATACATGAAACGTACTAGCCCCAGTGTGGCCGCAACACAATTCGATTTTGACGACCATGACTTGGCTAAATCGAGCCGTGAGCTTCGTGAACCCGAGAAGCCATTGTTATCACGTGCAAACGATGAGCGCGAAACAGTGAACTTGCCATATACTAAGCTTGAGAAACAGTCAACTCAAAAAGCACCAATTGCTGAGGCGGAAGAGGATAATGATGAAGACATTAAAGACCAGGAAGCGGAAGAAAATAGCAGTGCTGAAGTAAATCATGCCCTAAAAGAGAATTTTCCAACAGAATTCCGCTGCACCTGCGCtgaagaaagagagagagcaTTATTAGGAGACCACAACAGCGGTGAACTGAAAAGTCCACCAATAATATTAGCAGCAAACCAAGAGAAGATCGAGCTTTTAAACCCGAAATTAGACATTCACACGGAACACAAATTGACTTTCAAACAGAAGCTGGTGAAATTCTTTGACTTGGATCTTTTGAAAGATTTCACTTTTGTCAATTTAGTTATGGGCATGACAGTGATGATGTTTGCCGAGATAAACTTCTCTATTTTGATACCCTTCATTTTGGATCAATACGGTTATAGTAATGAACAAATCTCCACCGCTATGTCCATGCAGGGTGGCATGGATATCTGCGTGCGCTTCCTAGCACCAATTGTGCTGGAAAGGGCTAAGAACTTAAGTAATCAAGTATTATTTGCGTTTGGCATTATTGCCATCTCTCTCGGACGTCTATTGATTACGTTAACCGACTCCTACCGTATTACATTGGCCCTCTTTGTGCTTATCGGCTTCGGTAGAGGCTTCCGTACTATATTTTCATCTCTTATTATACCCTCATATGTGCCTTTGAAGCGTTTGCCAGCGGCATCTGGTCTACAGCTGGTCTGTAATACTTTATTTACACTTGCGGTTGGGCCAATTTTAG GTGTCATCACCGATGCCAGCAGTTACACAATGACAATTCATTTCCTTAATTTACTAACCTCGCTTGCGTTGCTCTTCTGGCTATTGGAGTATCTGGTGCGTCGCATGTTAGGGAAAAAGGCGAAAACTCAAACAGAAAGCTAG
- the LOC126759639 gene encoding uncharacterized protein LOC126759639 isoform X2 gives MEKATACDNSGQVYRATTLPTTNDNDGLDNSKKPAKPKKVRRDKSDLGENFKAPDGGWAWLVCIAAGCSNLSIYPCLQQFGFIFRERLGVLGLTSSQITTIINTNPAVSACTGLLNGPMFRRFTFRQVALAGSFFIFAGLMLTAFCESFIGYMITYALLFGFGVGISVSASSLAINTYFKNKRRRAAGFSWTLTGLGPIFLPHVVTLFVAYYGVQGTVIIFAALSLHSMVCALIYQPVRHHAPPPDAPEAAGDSGIAAGEAEYLCEYCQIQCKRNGIFSSQYLYQDDDEAMPGYEIIEPGTPMLSRANDGWFGSKLSLASMHRAGTPRFRTVSSSKDIEGITRLNRVISEEELKTAEVYKPNNFKRERDEVLMKQSASNGNFRAPPHHGGLHGTTAPLYCTCAEERMLLEKAQLRSSLTNKRLETTAEEDEDAAMSVKSFTFLQKVVAFFDLDLLRDFTFVNLVMGLTIINFGELNFSILTPFILNDFGFTTSQITSAMSVLGGLDIIVRFIVPFVTEKIPWDNRVFFLIGKV, from the exons ATGGAAAAAGCAACGGCATGCGACAACAGCGGTCAAGTCTATCGCGCGACAACATTACCCACGACCAACGACAACGATGGCTTAGATAATAGTAAAAAGCCGGCGAAGCCAAAGAAAGTGCGTCGCGACAAAAGTGATTTGGGTGAGAATTTCAAAGCGCCAGATGGCGGTTGGGCGTGGCTGGTGTGCATCGCTGCCGGTTGTTCGAAC CTGTCGATCTATCCATGTCTGCAGCAGTTCGGTTTTATATTCCGCGAACGTTTAGGCGTTCTAGGTCTAACCAGTTCTCAAATCACAACAATTATTAATACGAATCCGGCTGTGTCGGCGTGTACAG gaCTCTTAAATGGACCAATGTTTCGACGCTTCACCTTTCGCCAGGTTGCCTTAGCAGGTTCATTTTTCATCTTCGCTGGTCTAATGTTAACAGCCTTTTGCGAATCCTTTATCGGCTACATGATAACCTATGCGCTGCTCTTTG GCTTTGGTGTCGGCATTAGCGTCTCCGCCTCGTCACTTGCCATAAACACTTACTTCAAGAACAAAAGGCGTCGCGCAGCGGGCTTTTCGTGGACACTCACTGGCCTCGGGCCGATTTTCTTGCCACACGTAGTCACACTATTCGTCGCGTATTATGGCGTGCAAGGCACCGTGATCATATTCGCCGCACTCTCTTTGCATTCTATGGTTTGTGCACTTATCTATCAGCCGGTGCGCCATCATGCACCGCCACCCGATGCGCCCGAAGCGGCGGGAGATTCGGGCATTGCGGCCGGCGAAGCGGAATATCTCTGTGAATACTGTCAAATACAATGCAAACGTAACGGTATCTTCTCCAGCCAATACTTGTATCAGGACGATGACGAAGCTATGCCTGGGTATGAAATAATCGAGCCGGGCACGCCGATGTTGTCACGCGCCAATGACGGTTGGTTCGGTTCGAAGTTGTCGTTGGCCTCAATGCATAGAGCGGGTACACCACGCTTTCGTACCGTCTCCAGTTCGAAAGATATCGAGGGTATAACACGACTCAATCGTGTGATATCTGAGGAAGAACTGAAGACGGCCGAGGTTTACAAACCGAACAACTTCAAACGTGAACGCGACGAAGTGCTGATGAAGCAGTCGGCAAGCAATGGCAACTTTCGTGCGCCACCACATCATGGTGGCTTACATGGCACGACGGCTCCATTATATTGTACTTGTGCCGAGGAGCGTATGCTGCTCGAAAAGGCGCAGCTTCGTTCAAGTCTTACCAATAAAAGGCTGGAAACAACGGCGGAGGAAGACGAAGATGCCGCAATGTCTGTGAAGAGTTTCACCTTCTTACAGAAAGTGGTGGCTTTCTTTGATCTGGATTTGTTGCGTGATTTCACGTTCGTCAATCTGGTGATGGGTTTGACGATTATCAATTTCGGTGAATTGAATTTTTCCATACTAACGCCATTTATACTAAATGACTTCGGATTTACCACCTCGCAAATTACGTCGGCCATGTCTGTGCTGGGTGGTTTGGATATTATTGTGCGATTCATCGTGCCTTTCGTCACGGAGAAAATACCGTGGGATAATCGTGTCTTCTTCCTAATAGGTAAGGTCTAA
- the LOC126759639 gene encoding uncharacterized protein LOC126759639 isoform X1, translated as MEKATACDNSGQVYRATTLPTTNDNDGLDNSKKPAKPKKVRRDKSDLGENFKAPDGGWAWLVCIAAGCSNLSIYPCLQQFGFIFRERLGVLGLTSSQITTIINTNPAVSACTGLLNGPMFRRFTFRQVALAGSFFIFAGLMLTAFCESFIGYMITYALLFGFGVGISVSASSLAINTYFKNKRRRAAGFSWTLTGLGPIFLPHVVTLFVAYYGVQGTVIIFAALSLHSMVCALIYQPVRHHAPPPDAPEAAGDSGIAAGEAEYLCEYCQIQCKRNGIFSSQYLYQDDDEAMPGYEIIEPGTPMLSRANDGWFGSKLSLASMHRAGTPRFRTVSSSKDIEGITRLNRVISEEELKTAEVYKPNNFKRERDEVLMKQSASNGNFRAPPHHGGLHGTTAPLYCTCAEERMLLEKAQLRSSLTNKRLETTAEEDEDAAMSVKSFTFLQKVVAFFDLDLLRDFTFVNLVMGLTIINFGELNFSILTPFILNDFGFTTSQITSAMSVLGGLDIIVRFIVPFVTEKIPWDNRVFFLIGVVGIALGRTVVACTRSYTVILCTFVWIGMCKGVRTIFWPLIIPGCVPLKRLPAASGLQLLISGLFTFACGPFVGLIRDRFNYSITLHFLNMMSFIAAISWSLEALVRRYRRRCRERKRTCVT; from the exons ATGGAAAAAGCAACGGCATGCGACAACAGCGGTCAAGTCTATCGCGCGACAACATTACCCACGACCAACGACAACGATGGCTTAGATAATAGTAAAAAGCCGGCGAAGCCAAAGAAAGTGCGTCGCGACAAAAGTGATTTGGGTGAGAATTTCAAAGCGCCAGATGGCGGTTGGGCGTGGCTGGTGTGCATCGCTGCCGGTTGTTCGAAC CTGTCGATCTATCCATGTCTGCAGCAGTTCGGTTTTATATTCCGCGAACGTTTAGGCGTTCTAGGTCTAACCAGTTCTCAAATCACAACAATTATTAATACGAATCCGGCTGTGTCGGCGTGTACAG gaCTCTTAAATGGACCAATGTTTCGACGCTTCACCTTTCGCCAGGTTGCCTTAGCAGGTTCATTTTTCATCTTCGCTGGTCTAATGTTAACAGCCTTTTGCGAATCCTTTATCGGCTACATGATAACCTATGCGCTGCTCTTTG GCTTTGGTGTCGGCATTAGCGTCTCCGCCTCGTCACTTGCCATAAACACTTACTTCAAGAACAAAAGGCGTCGCGCAGCGGGCTTTTCGTGGACACTCACTGGCCTCGGGCCGATTTTCTTGCCACACGTAGTCACACTATTCGTCGCGTATTATGGCGTGCAAGGCACCGTGATCATATTCGCCGCACTCTCTTTGCATTCTATGGTTTGTGCACTTATCTATCAGCCGGTGCGCCATCATGCACCGCCACCCGATGCGCCCGAAGCGGCGGGAGATTCGGGCATTGCGGCCGGCGAAGCGGAATATCTCTGTGAATACTGTCAAATACAATGCAAACGTAACGGTATCTTCTCCAGCCAATACTTGTATCAGGACGATGACGAAGCTATGCCTGGGTATGAAATAATCGAGCCGGGCACGCCGATGTTGTCACGCGCCAATGACGGTTGGTTCGGTTCGAAGTTGTCGTTGGCCTCAATGCATAGAGCGGGTACACCACGCTTTCGTACCGTCTCCAGTTCGAAAGATATCGAGGGTATAACACGACTCAATCGTGTGATATCTGAGGAAGAACTGAAGACGGCCGAGGTTTACAAACCGAACAACTTCAAACGTGAACGCGACGAAGTGCTGATGAAGCAGTCGGCAAGCAATGGCAACTTTCGTGCGCCACCACATCATGGTGGCTTACATGGCACGACGGCTCCATTATATTGTACTTGTGCCGAGGAGCGTATGCTGCTCGAAAAGGCGCAGCTTCGTTCAAGTCTTACCAATAAAAGGCTGGAAACAACGGCGGAGGAAGACGAAGATGCCGCAATGTCTGTGAAGAGTTTCACCTTCTTACAGAAAGTGGTGGCTTTCTTTGATCTGGATTTGTTGCGTGATTTCACGTTCGTCAATCTGGTGATGGGTTTGACGATTATCAATTTCGGTGAATTGAATTTTTCCATACTAACGCCATTTATACTAAATGACTTCGGATTTACCACCTCGCAAATTACGTCGGCCATGTCTGTGCTGGGTGGTTTGGATATTATTGTGCGATTCATCGTGCCTTTCGTCACGGAGAAAATACCGTGGGATAATCGTGTCTTCTTCCTAATAG GCGTCGTTGGCATTGCACTAGGTCGCACTGTCGTCGCCTGCACTCGCTCCTACACGGTCATACTTTGCACCTTCGTTTGGATTGGAATGTGCAAAGGTGTGCGCACTATTTTCTGGCCACTGATCATACCCGGTTGTGTGCCACTGAAACGTTTGCCAGCTGCTTCTGGTTTGCAATTGCTCATTTCCGGTCTGTTTACGTTTGCCTGTGGACCTTTTGTAG gtctTATACGCGATCGTTTCAACTATTCGATCACCTTGCATTTCCTCAACATGATGTCATTTATTGCTGCCATCTCGTGGTCGCTTGAGGCGCTGGTGCGCCGTTATCGCCGTCGTTGTCGCGAACGCAAACGAACTTGCGTCACATGA
- the LOC126759641 gene encoding monocarboxylate transporter 9 → MAIEKATLAEKNNITVYNATTAPKKPKRRDKSDLGPNFVAPDGGWGWVVCIAAGLSNFSLFPPMQQFGLIYRQRMVDLGFTAKETTTIINDVMSLSSIVGIVNGAMFRRFTFRQVAITGNLLAFSGILLTAWATTFWQYIFCLSMLYGCGLGLNMVSTSLAVNTYFKNRRRRATGFTWTITGLGPIIFPHISTMLLVLYGAQGTILIFAAIALNGFVCALTYQPVLWHTKKPKSTVEENANDANKPLTPESEEDEYKCKYCLYKRQPKRSIFSSQYLFNEDDLETPGYEITEPGTPMMAAANDGWYGSKLSLAAEMSPTRLRKKVMRQASIKAHTTDPDHHDESQLSKPNYFNRMHEEYERYTSKTSVYSKSEEFHCTCAEEKALMQKISDEELKREQERLMAEEEAKELAKSKMNFLQKVVIFFDLDLLRDFTFVNLVLGMTIMMFAEMNFSVLTPFILNEYGFDNKQISLAMSVLGGMDICVRFLAPFAVEKVKLDNRVLFAFGIIAIAIGRMFVALSSSYYVILVFFVLIGFGKAFRTIFSPLIIPSYVPLKRLPAASGLQLVFNTLFSLAAGPVLGVITDATSYTTTIHVLNLLTVLALLLWVLESVVRRMLGKKAKTTMEG, encoded by the exons atggcTATTGAAAAAGCTACACTCGCTGAGAAGAACAACATAACGGTTTACAATGCGACTACAGCGCCGAAGAAGCCCAAACGACGCGACAAGAGCGATTTGGGTCCAAATTTCGTGGCGCCCGATGGCGGCTGGGGTTGGGTAGTCTGCATTGCAGCTGGTCTCAGTAAC TTCTCACTTTTTCCGCCCATGCAACAGTTTGGTTTGATCTATCGGCAGCGCATGGTCGATTTGGGTTTCACAGCaaaggaaacaacaacaattattaaTGATGTAATGAGTCTGTCATCCATAGTGG GTATTGTCAATGGCGCCATGTTTCGTCGCTTCACATTCCGGCAAGTGGCAATCACCGGAAATTTATTGGCGTTTAGCGGTATTTTACTAACTGCTTGGGCTACAACATTTTggcaatatatattttgtctGTCGATGCTTTATG GTTGCGGCTTAGGCCTCAACATGGTCTCCACATCGTTAGCGGTGAATACATACTTTAAGAATCGCCGGCGACGTGCTACCGGCTTTACTTGGACCATAACTGGCTTGGGACCCATCATTTTTCCACATATTTCCACTATGTTGTTGGTGCTCTATGGCGCACAGGGTACAATATTGATATTCGCCGCGATCGCGCTGAACGGCTTCGTTTGTGCATTGACATATCAGCCAGTTTTGTGGCATACGAAGAAACCGAAATCCACCGTGGAGGAAAATGCGAATGACGCTAACAAACCGTTAACACCCGAAAGCGAAGAAGACgaatataaatgcaaatattgtcTATATAAGAGACAACCGAAGCGTAGCATCTTCTCATCGCAATATCTCTTCAATGAGGATGATTTGGAAACACCTGGTTATGAAATTACCGAACCCGGTACACCGATGATGGCGGCCGCCAATGACGGTTGGTACGGCTCGAAGTTATCGCTTGCTGCGGAAATGAGTCCAACACGTCTGCGTAAGAAAGTTATGCGACAAGCTTCGATCAAAGCGCATACGACTGATCCGGACCACCATGACGAATCACAGTTGAGCAAACCCAATTACTTTAATCGTATGCACGAAGAATATGAACGTTACACAAGCAAGACTAGTGTCTATTCGAAGTCGGAGGAGTTTCACTGCACATGCGCTGAGGAGAAGGCGCTCATGCAAAAGATTTCCGATGAGGAATTGAAACGTGAGCAGGAACGTCTAATGGCGGAAGAGGAGgcaaaagaattggcaaaaagtaaaatgaattttctGCAAAAAGTGGTGATCTTTTTCGACTTGGATTTGTTGCGCGATTTCACCTTTGTCAATTTGGTTTTGGGTATGACCATTATGATGTTTGCTGAAATGAATTTCTCCGTACTTACACCGTTTATTTTGAATGAATACGGTTTCGATAACAAACAGATATCGCTGGCCATGTCTGTGCTGGGTGGCATGGATATTTGTGTGCGCTTCTTGGCGCCATTCGCAGTCGAAAAGGTCAAACTAGATAATCGTGTATTGTTTGCCTTCGGCATTATTGCCATCGCCATCGGTCGTATGTTTGTCGCATTGTCGAGCTCGTATTACgttattttggtattttttgtaCTCATTGGCTTTGGCAAAGCTTTCCGCACAATCTTCTCGCCGCTCATCATTCCCTCGTATGTGCCATTGAAGCGTTTGCCGGCTGCATCTGGTTTGCAACTGGTTTTCAATACTTTATTCTCCTTGGCCGCAGGCCCTGTACTAG GCGTAATTACAGATGCGACCAGTTACACAACCACCATACACGTACTCAATTTGCTAACCGTTTTAGCTTTACTGCTCTGGGTCTTGGAGTCGGTTGTGCGGCGCATGCTCGGCAAGAAGGCCAAAACTACAATGGAAGGTTGA